In Chlorocebus sabaeus isolate Y175 chromosome 19, mChlSab1.0.hap1, whole genome shotgun sequence, a single genomic region encodes these proteins:
- the MCAT gene encoding malonyl-CoA-acyl carrier protein transacylase, mitochondrial, translating to MSVRVARTSWARGLGASCRRGVSSFLVPPPGAQGVAELLRDATGAEEEAPSAATERRMPGQCSVLLFPGQGSQVVGMGRGLLGYPRVRELYAAASRVLGYDLLELSLHGPQETLDRTVHSQPAIFVASLAAVEKLHQLQPSVIENCVAAAGFSVGEFAALVFAGAMEFAEGLYAVKIRAEAMQEASEAVPSGMLSVLGQRQSKFNSACLEAREHCKSLGMENPVCEVSNYLFPDCRVISGHREALRFLQKNSSKFHFRRTRMLPVSGAFHTRLMEPAVEPLTQVLKAIDIKKPLVSVYSNVHGHRYMHPSHIQKLLAQQVVSPVKWEQTMHAIYERKKGREFPQTFEVGPGRQLGAILKSCNMQAWKSYSAVNVLQTLEPVDLDPEEPPR from the exons ATGAGCGTCCGGGTCGCGCGGACCTCGTGGGCCCGGGGCTTGGGCGCCAGCTGCCGCCGCGGCGTCTCGAGCTTCCTGGTGCCTCCGCCGGGCGCCCAGGGTGTAGCGGAGCTGCTGCGAGATGCGACCGGGGCGGAGGAGGAGGCGCCCTCGGCGGCGACGGAGCGGCGAATGCCGGGCCAGTGTTCCGTGCTGCTCTTCCCCGGCCAGGGCAGCCAGGTGGTGGGCATGGGCCGCGGTCTGCTCGGCTACCCGCGCGTCCGCGAACTCTACGCCGCCGCCAGCCGCGTGCTGGGCTACGACCTGCTGGAGCTGAGCCTGCACGGGCCGCAGGAGACCCTGGACCGCACCGTGCACAGCCAGCCCGCGATCTTCGTGGCATCGCTGGCCGCTGTCGAAAAACTACATCAACTGCAGCCCTCG GTGATTGAGAACTGTGTTGCTGCTGCTGGATTCAGCGTGGGAGAATTTGCAGCCCTAGTGTTTGCCGGAGCCATGGAATTTGCTGAAG GTTTGTATGCGGTGAAAATCCGAGCTGAGGCCATGCAGGAAGCTTCAGAAGCTGTCCCCAGTGGGATGCTGTCTGTCCTCGGCCAGCGTCAGTCCAAGTTCAACTCTGCCTGTTTGGAAGCCCGGGAACACTGCAAGTCTCTAGGCATGGAGAACCCTGTATGTGAAGTGTCCAACTACCTCTTTCCAGATTGCAGGGTGATTTCAGGACACCGAGAG gcTCTACGGTTTCTCCAGAAGAATTCCTCTAAGTTTCATTTCAGACGCACCAGGATGTTACCGGTTAGTGGTGCATTCCACACCCGCCTCATGGAGCCAGCTGTGGAGCCCCTGACGCAAGTTTTAAAGGCAATTGACATTAAGAAGCCTCTGGTTTCTGTCTACTCCAATGTCCACGGGCATAGATACATGCATCCCAGCCACATCCAGAAGCTGCTGGCTCAGCAGGTGGTCTCCCCGGTGAAGTGGGAGCAGACGATGCATGCCATATATGAAAGGAAAAAGGGCAGAGAGTTCCCCCAAACTTTTGAAGTAGGCCCCGGCAGGCAGCTGGGAGCCATCCTGAAGAGCTGTAACATGCAGGCCTGGAAGTCCTACAGCGCCGTGAATGTGCTGCAGACCCTCGAACCTGTGGACCTGGACCCTGAGGAGCCCCCGAGATGA
- the BIK gene encoding bcl-2-interacting killer isoform X2: protein MSGVRPISRHILMESLLYEQLLEPLTMEVLGVTDPEEDLDPMEDFDPLECMEDSDMLALRLACIGDEMDVSLRAPRLAQLSEVAMHSLGLAFIYDQTDDIRDVLRSFIDGFTTLRENIMRFWRSLNPGSWVSREQVLLALLLLALLLALLSGGLHLLLK, encoded by the exons ATGTCTGGAGTAAGACCCATCTCCAGACACATCTTGATGGAGAGCCTCCTGTATGAGCAGCTCCTGGAACCCCTGACCATGGAGGTTCTTGGTGTGACTGACCCTGAAGAGGACCTGGACCCTATGGAGGACTTCGATCCTTTGGAGTGTATGGAGGACAG TGACATGTTGGCCCTGCGGCTGGCCTGCATCGGGGACGAGATGGACGTGAGCCTCAGGGCCCCGCGCCTGGCCCAGCTCTCTGAGGTGGCCATGCACAG CCTGGGTCTGGCTTTCATCTACGACCAGACGGACGACATCAGGGATGTTCTTAGAAGTTTCATAGATGGTTTCACCACCCTTAGGGAGAACATAATGAGGTTCTGGAGATCCCTGAATCCCGGGTCCTGG GTGTCCCGCGAACAGGTGCTGCTggcgctgctgctgctggcacTGCTGCTGGCGCTGCTCAGCGGGGGCCTGCACCTGCTGCTCAAGTGA
- the BIK gene encoding bcl-2-interacting killer isoform X1, with protein sequence MSGIVLGSGHVTAKRKKWTKIPALVELTCQLGETEGEMSGVRPISRHILMESLLYEQLLEPLTMEVLGVTDPEEDLDPMEDFDPLECMEDSDMLALRLACIGDEMDVSLRAPRLAQLSEVAMHSLGLAFIYDQTDDIRDVLRSFIDGFTTLRENIMRFWRSLNPGSWVSREQVLLALLLLALLLALLSGGLHLLLK encoded by the exons ATGTCGGGCATTGTCCTAGGCTCTGGGCATgtaacagcaaaaagaaaaaagtggacaaagaTCCCTGCACTTGTGGAGCTGACATGCCAGCTGGGAGAGACAGAAG GAGAAATGTCTGGAGTAAGACCCATCTCCAGACACATCTTGATGGAGAGCCTCCTGTATGAGCAGCTCCTGGAACCCCTGACCATGGAGGTTCTTGGTGTGACTGACCCTGAAGAGGACCTGGACCCTATGGAGGACTTCGATCCTTTGGAGTGTATGGAGGACAG TGACATGTTGGCCCTGCGGCTGGCCTGCATCGGGGACGAGATGGACGTGAGCCTCAGGGCCCCGCGCCTGGCCCAGCTCTCTGAGGTGGCCATGCACAG CCTGGGTCTGGCTTTCATCTACGACCAGACGGACGACATCAGGGATGTTCTTAGAAGTTTCATAGATGGTTTCACCACCCTTAGGGAGAACATAATGAGGTTCTGGAGATCCCTGAATCCCGGGTCCTGG GTGTCCCGCGAACAGGTGCTGCTggcgctgctgctgctggcacTGCTGCTGGCGCTGCTCAGCGGGGGCCTGCACCTGCTGCTCAAGTGA